The segment CCAGCACGGATCAGCATCCCGACCACTCTGTATGGCAGTGAAAAACTCCCTTAGGGCTACCTCAGATACCTCCACAAACCTCTCTGGAACCTAGAAAACAGTCATGACGTTTAAACGCGTAATTGAACGGTTACACGCAGCACCCACGCCtgtgcacatgcacacactgaCCTGGTAATCATTGCTCTTATTGTAGTGCATGTTGAGAATGCGGTAAAGCTCAGTGTCTCTGCCCAGGCGGAGTGATCTTTCCCTGGCAGATGTAAGCCCCTCTCTGGCTGCCTGGCGGGCAAAGCGCTCCATCTGGATATAGAAGAACTCCCGGAAGTTACTGAACcacttaatcagctgtgaagtGACACAGCGATTGAACTGTGTGAGGggggaaaagaaagaaaagccaAGTTAATTCTAGCAGCATTTCAAAAAGATGGGGTATATAATGAATGTAGGTCAGcattaaatactgtagtatCATTTTTTGGAGACATTCATTCTGTGATGTGTAATGTAATTATAATACatatgatttaattaaaaaaaaaatccttgacATTCACTCATAAATGTAGGAACATTTTCTGACTGCTCTAATTGATTCAGACTGTTTCAAAAGGGAAACCATGCCAGACTGCTGTATATAGGTCAGTGTGACTTCATTCAATAAGTCATTAGCccatataattatataatttgagCGAGATATGCACATAAGGCTATAATATTTTGTGATCAGGATACATGAATGCTGCTCACTTTGACGTCAGGGAAATATGTCTTTAGTGTGCTGGAACTGGGGTAGCGTGTGTAGAAGAACATGAGTTTGGCTTTCTTCAGGTGGCACGGAGAGAGACCTTCCTGAGAGTGTAGATGGTTAAGGAATTTTTGATaccacaaatatatatttttatatttgtatacaTAAAATCCACTACCGTTCAATCATTTtgggtcagaaagatttttctgtttttgaaagaagtctcttatgctcgcCAAAGCTATTTGATCAGTAATCCAGTAAACAGTAATGTTttggaatattattacaatttagcataactgttttctattttaaaatattttaaaatgttattcattcctttgatgcaaagctgaattttcaacataattactccagtcttcagtgtcacgtgatccttcagaaatcagtctaatatcCTGATgggatgctcaagaaacatttattattatcagtgttagaaacaaatgtgctgtttttatttattcatagctcttatttaatatatatatatattaaagtcacattataaatgtgtttactgtcaatttttaacaatttaatgcaaataaatgtaataatttctttaaaactgaccccaaacttttgaacactagTGTAAACATTTTTCTGCACAATTTCATAAAAGGATATTGACCCAGCGGCAAGATAGAGTGCTGCATCTCCTCCATCCACCATTCCTGCTCCGCCTCCCCTCATCCCTCCTTCTCTCGCTCTATCCGATGGAGAGGGGTCTAGCTGCCCCAACAATGGGAGGGGTGGGAACGCAGAGTTGTGTGAACGGAAGTCCATAAAAGATTCAGACAGGCAGTCCTTATGAAGAGGCAAACTGGAAAGGGAGCGGGCAAAGAGATTCTGCATGGTGTAGTGAAGAAGGGGTAAGGCAACGGGGTTGTCTGAGGGATAGGAGGGCAGGAAGTGGTCTTTGCTCCTGGGAGGTAAAAGTGCCGGGAGAGGGGGCTGGGGTAGCGGAGGGAGGCTGGGATTGGCTTGAGGGAGGAGGAGGTCTTTGTGTACATTTTGAGCGATAGAGGCCTTCTTGTCTTGAGGACTCTTTGTGACTAGTGGCAAAGCTTCCACCTGCTCTACCGCCTGAGGTCTCAGCCTCCTGTCTGAGTTTAGATCCAACGTCATGCTGGTTTCTTGGGGAACATTGGCAGATGTGACTGTCGAGGGGTCGGTTTCAGCATAGAGACGGACAACTCTGTCGATAACTTGAGCCACGACATTTGCAAGCTCCTGCTTTAGAGCTTGAGCAAACTTCTGCCCTCCTTCTGCGCTCTCCCACTCACCTCTGACCAAACTGCAGCCCAGCCACACTTGATCACCATTTAACTCCAAGTCCAGGTCCACGGCGGTCTCTGGAAACATCTCAGCACTGCCATTCCCATTGGTTTCATTGTTTTTCTTAGACGAACAGCGCGGAGGAGAAAATCCGTTGCTGACGAGTGGATCGTCGCTGTCGGAAAACATCTCCGCAACCTCGTCGAGATTGATCGCGCCATTCTCTTGCTCCTCTTCGCCTCCTTTCTCGTCGTCCGCCTGCCCTCCGTACACTCTCCACACCTTGCGTTGGAGTTCTAGAAGTTTCCCTCTGGTTTCCTCCAACTGAAGCTTCAGTTCTTGTCGCTGTCGTTTCCTGCCTTCCCTGCTTTCCCTCCTGTTCCCTTGTTCTGATCCCTTCCTTTCGCCCATTCTAACCAAAGCTCTACTCTTCCTCCCTCTCTTGCCTTCTCTACCAGTTTCTTCTTCGTTTCTAGCTGCGGAGTCCATCCTGGGTCTCTTAGTTCTCCCAAAATCCTGTCCCCAGTTGCCGGGTTCGGGACCCGAGCTTTGTCCCCGTTCTCCATGACAGCGCTGAGATGATGGGGTAGCCCCAAGAGCAAACTCCCTCTTCCCAAACACATCCTCCTCACTTATATCATCATCTACCAGGAGCCCAGGGAACAAGCCCTGACGCTGACGGAAACTACCCCACCTTTGGGACGCACTGTTGGGGTGCATGAGAGGGGAAAAGAGCGGGTGGGAAGACAGGCTGCTAGGGGAAAATCGGTGGCTTGAGGGGTTGGAATCTGGCAGGCTGTGATACAGTTCGAAGGGACACATCTGAGAAGGCTGCTGATGAAATCGATCCGAAGGGGAATCCATAACCCCCTTTTCCGTTCTGATCTGGTTTCAGGATCTTTAAAGAGAGCACAATTTGCTGAAAATAAATGCATGATCGTAGACGAAAATATGTCTGGATCGTTTTTTAAAATTGTTCATAATCCTCTCATTGTTATCGGCATCATCATtgtctctttttttcctctctgcATGTGTGCGTTATCTATCCGCTGACAGCTGTACCCTGTGTTTGTTCAGACTGTTGACTCTATTGCTCTCAtccttctttctctctctctctctctatcccCCACACACATACTCAACCCAACACAAATACATGGGTGGATGGTGAGAcagtaaatattttaatgagATTACTATAGTCCCATAGCTCTGAATCTGCATTTTTACTTAATTCAGACATTTTAGTActactagatagatagatagatagataatttaTCCTCAAATCAGATTAATGGAAATTACTGTCCTAAACGTTTTGCCTATTCCTCATTGGCACAAATGCCACAGATGTCATCAGATTACTGGTCAAATATAAAGCCGTTTAActgccatgaaaaaaaaatgtaacagatGGAAGGACAACACCCTCAGGGATAAATTATAGAAATTGATTTGCGTTAattactgactgacacactaaCCAACTCGACGTAAATATCGCAGTGCACGTCAAAGTTTTCTTGTTATGAAGACAGATTTCGCTCCTGCTCGAATACCGGTGCAAGAGCGCACGAGCGGACATTTGTAAACTCTGCGCGCGCGTGTCGCAGATTCATTAACAGATAAATAGATGAGGCGCATTTGACAAGGACAAACAAATACGCAGATGTCCCAAATGTAAAAAGGAactaaaatacttaaaaactTACAAAACAGTTAGCTAGAAAGCATCCCCCGGTCGGTCACTTTCCTGTCGTGTTATATTTCGCTCTTGTCGAGGTGTCCGCTGGTCACCGGGAGCATCAGCTTTACAAGCGCCACCGAGTTTCCTGTTATTGCTGTCGCTCCTGTCTCGCGCTGTCCATCTCTCATCCTCGCGCACTCTATCGCGTGGTGATCAGCCAGTAGGCGTGAAGGCGTGAGGGAGGGATGTCCGCTGCCCCAGTgcacgcgcgcgcacacacacagtttacagtctctctctttcactctctcacacactctccaCGTGGGGCAACTACTTGGTTATGAGCCTCCACCAATCAAAAACGACCCGATTTACCAAAATAATCCGATGTACATATATGGTAAATGTATtattgtgacattttttttccaccatAGTTATCACAGTTCTTGTTAAGATTTAAAGTTtgattaaatataaacataataattGATAAGGATCTAATTCAAGCGATGCAAAAAGCCCTAAAAGAATTTTCTTAAAACAAACAGTCGATTTATATCTTTTCTGATACATAGCTCCCAACAGTATTAAGAgattaaatgaaaattcagatttgcatcaggaaaaaattacatttttaaaaaaaaatattaaaacacttattttaaatggtaatatttAAAGATGCACCGATACTAAATTTTTTCCACTTATACCGATAGACGATTATTGAGTGACATCTACCAATACCTGCCTTTTATTCcttcttttaaatgaatgataTTTCATTAGAATTaataatcattatatttttaattattatattttgaaagaaatgcaaataaaaactttattctctCCATCTCATCAACTTGTTTCGGAGTAACTGGTATCAGTTATAAGCATAAacacattactcaaattaatattaacacacataaattctaaattctgaagattaaattaatatttcctaactttctgaatgttattaattcatataattacaTCATATtggtttcttagcattttctttacacaaagcaCAAATGCAGTGCATTTTCCCgccctcttttgattgacaggatatatcgGCCCTGACTATcggctgtttttaaactattAACCGATAGGCGATAGTATGAAAATGTGCTTTTATcatatatatcggtgcatctagtaatattatttcacaatactactgttttactgtatgttttattaaaatacagcCTTGAATCCTTCGAATGGTAATGTATACACAAGACATTTCAGGATTTTAAACCGCTTACAGCTCCTCTAAAAGGTTCAATACATTATACTAATACAAAAGTGTGTTTCTGATAATAATTATGCAACATtccacatttaaaaataaaaaatgctgtaaGAATTTGTTTTTCTAGTTGGAACATTTGGTTCTTGgaggattcttttttttttcttccactgGAATGGATTAGGAGAGGTtctaaatgatgatagaattctAATAGGAATTCTGTACACATTCTTATTATAGCAACACTGACTGTAACTAACAAGAATGTTGGAGAACCTATAATTGCAATTATAACATTTTTGCCTAATCAAACTTCTGACTTAGTATCAATCGTTTTAAGAAAGTATGAATATCTACCTGCAtgtttaagaaaatattttagtagATAATAGGTTAATACATAATATACACAATATTTCAGAAATAGAAggtctgtttgttttttgattacATATTCCACCAAACACGTCCCTAGTAAGAGACTGTATATGCCAAGGCCGGTCTGAATAAGCAGCAACAGAGCTCTTCATAATCAGAGACTCCTCTACCCCTCAATGTGTGAAAGCTGATTATCGGTCCCTCCACTCCTCTTCATAGCaccccttctctctctttcattgTTTCCATCACTCCCTCTCTCCCCCACTTCACTGAAATATACCTCAACCAACCAAACTGTTCACAATAACCAGTGGGCACTGTTGTTATGGAAACAAGAAAATGTGACACAAAGCCTTATTAATAAAAGGTGCTTGTGACTATAGAGTGATCTaagtaaacaaatgtaattgaaatgtagttttaaaaacaaataaatattggACAGATAGAAGGGACATTAACACAACTCGCATACTTTGACAAGTGGCATTGAAGCTAATGGATTCCTCTCTATTTGAATTCTAAATCCATTTTTTCTCagtaaaaaatgacagtaaCTGTGCAATGCAGGTGTTAAATTCCTTGATAAATTCCTTATCCGACAATCCAGTCCATTTGcactgtaaacacacacacacacacaccttttgTAAGGTCAGGCTGAAAGGCTTTTGAACTACATTAGCAACTCACACTGAATCctttgaactgaagccaaatgactgacagcaaacaatATTAAAATGCATGAGCAATTCTAACAAAGAGCTATGAAATACACCAAAGGGACGCGGCCATTTGCgagcagtgttttaaaaatgcCACACGAATGTCGATCCTTTCAAATGGTGGGAGACATATCAAAATGTCTCATTTGAATGAGTCACGATCAAACATATTGCATTATGAGTCCGTAATACGTGCGGAATGAAAATGTGGTATCCAGcggggggagagagagagagagagagagagagagagagagagaaagcaggaGTGGAGATAGACGTTTGAGGGGGTCGATGGACAGGCAAAGTGTTTGCCCATTGGCTGCCTCTGAGGGAAAGTGTGTATGAGAGAAAAGAGCACTCACACATTCAGCCTTGGGCAAGGTGACTGAGGAGAGACAATGAGTGACAACTGCAGTTGAACTAGAGGATATTCAATCTGAAGGGACAGAATAATGAATCGAGACCTCAGGAATTAGTACCACAAAGACGTAAAACCCCCAGGGAAGACGAATCCACACAACTAGGATGTGAGAGTGtttataatacatataaaaaagAGGCAGATTGATCAaatggaagatattttgagattaTTGGACGAAAACTGTGAAGGATGAACAATGAAATGGTGATTTCAACTAGTGTCAGTATGAAAAAATTTACCAAAGGCTTTACACATGATGCACATGATCTGTTTTCGAATAGATCTCCAGTGacctttacaataaggttcagtTTGTTAGCATATCACGTCCTGTTTTTGCCGCATTAGATACAAAAATGTATCCCTAATCcaacccataagttatccctaaaatcagagggaaatgataggtgaataagaGGCATAAGACCCTGATTGTAAGACTAAATTTggcataaactgtaaacttgcccctcaaatctgattggctgattggaatgttgttccaggatcaacaaagatgttgatccagggacatgtacttggtgaaatcaggttctgtatatgggtcattgacaaataaggtttttaaaagtgtaagaAAAactaatggagatataattaattttgttttatgaagtgttaacaatgagattatgtgtatttataatcaattaacactgtttTTGTACAAGATTttaccaaaaaagtcattcggtttaaccaaaactttggttttaccgaatgacaatattttcaaacaatgctaacaggctgatatctagctagcaaaaggacaatcaaacatgttatatttagtacaagtttttcaaatattacaacattttccatgttttatagcggttgtactgaatgacctgatgtttcgggacgtGTATGAgcgagtgaaaacatgaatttttcaaatagttaagagagaggtAGTTACTTCgcttcacgaccatgtggttctttgcaggtgtctgaatgatgtcacatcctgtcacatgatactgaacgcatgacttgatccaaaatggtcctttaatattggttactccaaatgacaacAATGAAATTctgacattctttctcataacaaagcaacgacttctacataattttgttgatatatgatgatataaaatcatggcagaataaaaaatatatacatttattacattttaagatattttaatcataaatgaAATGTCTTtcttggcctttggacggttaaaccgaatgacctttgaAATGCctttatgtagcaaaatataattaaaaccttttggacaCAGTAAACgtgatctagttgtactaccttaaatggcctgtcacgtcattgacccatatatatatatatatatatatatttttttttttttttattattattatatatacacatattgaaaggtagtgtatatATCTCAGGCGACATTGTCGGCCAAAgcaataaaaatattgttttgggcCTGTGAATTTTATATCTGTGTTAAGCTACTGGCCACTTTAGATCTTTATAGAGATCATTTGAGCACAAAATGTAACCGTGACACACTGGATTCTGGATCCAGCTGAGCCATGGCCACTGTTTTCTCCAGCTTTCTGATAAAACTCCTCTTCACTGAAGCTCTGTTTT is part of the Chanodichthys erythropterus isolate Z2021 chromosome 11, ASM2448905v1, whole genome shotgun sequence genome and harbors:
- the prox3 gene encoding prospero homeobox 3; the encoded protein is MDSPSDRFHQQPSQMCPFELYHSLPDSNPSSHRFSPSSLSSHPLFSPLMHPNSASQRWGSFRQRQGLFPGLLVDDDISEEDVFGKREFALGATPSSQRCHGERGQSSGPEPGNWGQDFGRTKRPRMDSAARNEEETGREGKRGRKSRALVRMGERKGSEQGNRRESREGRKRQRQELKLQLEETRGKLLELQRKVWRVYGGQADDEKGGEEEQENGAINLDEVAEMFSDSDDPLVSNGFSPPRCSSKKNNETNGNGSAEMFPETAVDLDLELNGDQVWLGCSLVRGEWESAEGGQKFAQALKQELANVVAQVIDRVVRLYAETDPSTVTSANVPQETSMTLDLNSDRRLRPQAVEQVEALPLVTKSPQDKKASIAQNVHKDLLLPQANPSLPPLPQPPLPALLPPRSKDHFLPSYPSDNPVALPLLHYTMQNLFARSLSSLPLHKDCLSESFMDFRSHNSAFPPLPLLGQLDPSPSDRAREGGMRGGGAGMVDGGDAALYLAAGSSQEGLSPCHLKKAKLMFFYTRYPSSSTLKTYFPDVKFNRCVTSQLIKWFSNFREFFYIQMERFARQAAREGLTSARERSLRLGRDTELYRILNMHYNKSNDYQVPERFVEVSEVALREFFTAIQSGRDADPCWKKAIYKIICKLDSPVPDSFRLPGCPTDTYRMG